The DNA window ATTGTAAGCTAACACTTCCTTTTTTCTGCCAAATTACATATTTTCgaaggaattttttttaattcaaggtACTTTATAATTATGGATAGCAGGAGGCGTTCCCTCAACATGCTTCCTTGATGCATTTCACTTACATTTTGTGAGCGTAACTTAAACCAACGAATAATGTTATAAGAAATACTAAGTTTCAGGGGCCGTGTCATCGAAAGtgtcataaataaaggcaacagtagtataccgctgttcaaaactcataaatccatggacaaaaaacaaaatcggggtaacaaacttaaaccgagggaaacgcattaaatataagaggagaacaacgacacaacaccgaaacggaccaagcaacagacaaaacaccacgagaataaaaaatataacatcaaaaccaaatacataaatttgggatagacaagtaccgtgccacgtcttatctcaatatctcaaaaataagagaaaacacaaatgactcaacgttaaaatgcaacacacacacacacacacacacacagaaacgaacaatattataacaatggccatcttcttgacttggtacaggacacttttaaaggggaataaaagtggtgggttgaacctggttttatggcatgccaaacctcgcactttaatggcaaagttaaatataacattgaaatgacaacataatattacaggactacaatacaaataaaaaggagaacatattagacaaaaaaaaaaaaaaaaaaaaaaaaagcatgattaatagataacaaaaagcatcaggtttgcccagatataaaagatcgtaagtgaaaaaagtacaaaggtgtacagcactgaagatcaaaagttgaaaaggttttgccaaatacggcattgtttgtatgcccgggagaagaacattcttattatatagaacaattcatgctattgcaaacagtaaaatCATAAGATTTGTCCTCCTAAGATATGTCTTATGACTGTCTTATGATATGTCTCAGACTGTACATCGAAGCTATCctaattcgaattcgattcgcataaaataattcgaattagtttaattcgcattcGAAACGTTTTACGTCCTAACGTCAATTCCAATTCGAATTGAAATTCGCGCCAACTTCGCTTTACTGTCCAAACaacgttaacttttaattcgGATTATCAAAAACGTATTTCTAATGCGAATTAGTCAATTCGAATTAGCTAGTTcgaatcaattcgaattaaaaaaaaaaagaagagtgtgtgaacgcgATTAACGAATTCGGTTAAATGTCCGTGGGAACGAGGCATAAGATAATCTTAACAAAGATGTCCTATCGTAGTCCTTAGTGCAATTTGTTCGTTGCCGTATAATGATGCAACTATTTTAACAAAGATATATACAAAACTAGTAGTGTTTCTGTATGCTACATTAGGTTTACACACATTTTATGCTTAAACTTAaatcttttataataatataaatgtaagtttcaaaatatttttaatcgaATAAAAGGAAGAAAATAAAGAagtaaatgtcatttaaaataaatacaatttatacTGTTAAATTGTGTACACATTCATATACGGCTATGTTTAtgtttagttataaataattagATGAGACGAACTGCCAATCTGTTTagatttttctatttcaaaagaGAAATCTCGTTTTATCTTAATATAAAAACTCAGgacataaataatttgtttaaaacagTTAAAGTTTCGTGGAGCTGAAACGTTGACCATAATAAAAGttcataaaagttaaaatgatcTGAAGACTATAACGAAACAGCTTATTAGTTCTAAAGTTTGGACCAAAATCTAGGACATATTATAAGATAAGATCTTTTCGATAATACaactaacataaaaaaatattctaagatGATCTTTTGACATATCTTAGTCCTAAGAGACCCTCGATGACACGGCCCCTGAGATAAATATGGAGGAATTTCCTTAACTAAGTCAAGTCTCAACCTAAGCTGTATGCATACGGTccaaaacatttttacaaaaatggaTTTGAAGTCATTTTTATAATGCTGTCAAGttaagatttatataaaatttagtaatttttcaaaatgcctGTAGCATATATGTATGTTTTGACAgtgttttaataataaatatttatttgtaaacattatCTGTTACTTTAGGTGGTGTACCTAAAATATCCCAgaagtaaatataattaattatagaaaataataaactgtTTTGTTAACTTCTTTCacgtttcataaaaaaataaaaaaataaatagcagGGATACATTTGAATATTGTCCACTAGACATATCAAAGATctttaatatgtattttttctaaatatttggGCTGCTGACTTATCGCCCGTTCGATTGTGTCGCTGGAGCTTGTGAATAAATTATGTAGGTGTTACTGAATAATAAACCTTTGAATTCAATTGAATGGAAACTGCtgaatacaatttaaaattgaacCAGGATCCGTCTCATCGTTTGTTACTCCCTGGAGTTTTCTTTCAGATTTGTATCCAATCAACATCGAAAGATGTAAAGATTGGAAAGTGTTTCCCCATAAGGAAGTGGACTATATGACTGACACAACGTGTATATCTCATGAGATCAGAGATCGTACACTTTGGTACGGTCATCGTGTCATCCTGGTGAACACTATATAAAACACAGAATGATTGATACAAGTCGAAAGGTTCttcatcttttacaaaatgtggtaagacatttttttctttctaaaaaaaCAATCTTCTTAAATAAAATACTGGTTCTATATGCTATATGTTTAAATAGATTTATCAAGGCTtaactttaataattttcattgttttttttgttgtttttttaaatcttcaacAATTACTAATACTCTCattaattttctcattttttttaacaagtttaaAGCATGGAACGTACCACTTGCAtacgatttgttttaaaataacacacaTTCAGGGGGTAGGTACCATTTTTAGAGGATTAAGTTGATAAAGGTTTATTTGTCCAAcgaaattcaaatttatataggGTTATACGTGCACACTTTGGCACATCaacgaaatcaaatattcacgtaaataatgttttttcctCTCTATCCATGAAAATTAGAAACCCACGGAAATAAATACCTTATACAATAACTGTAATTAATAATATCAACATTTTATTCCGTCTTTACCTAATTAGCCTATCTAAAGCTTTCTATCCTTATTTTTGGCTTACCAGTATTTCCTTCAAGTTCAATCATTTTGTTCTCAAATACAGattaagttttgaatgttttaggAAGGAAGTGTTTGCATTATTAGTACTTTTATCCATCCTTGGACCAACAGGATGTCTTCAGATATCCAATTTAAACATTCTAATGAAAGGCACATTGATGCAAATAAACAAACCCTCGAAAACACCAGGAATAACACCAGGAAAAACACCAGGAATAACAAAGCCAAAGATTGACATACAGAATGCTGCCCCGCAACCTGGTGGCGAAATACCAGCTAAAATATCCCCAATAGCACCCACAACGAAGACCATGGAAACGGCACTGAAAACAGCCACAGCTAAAGTCAAGACCGATGAACTGACTGAACAAAAAATGCAAAGTAATGatcatttatatatcttttctcttatttttggcaaatattctttttttaactcattgGTTAAAATAATAACCATCATGGGTTTGCTTGTGATCTCAAAAGATGATTTGCTCTGATTAAACATTTATCAACTCTCTGATCGAATCGAAATGTGCTAATAAGTGTTAGAGAAATTGACAACTTTGTGGAATGTtgaaggcactcgaaggggatttttgTTTAAACGAAATTATGTTTGGTTgataatcattagagaaacagattctaaAATAAGTACTAAGTATTCTTCCAATCTCGATAGtccacatatatatacatgattttttttaaacgaaaattgtatatgatggtcatgtgtgtttgtttttatgtatttgtgtgttttttgtttgtttgtgtgtggAAGTTAGAAATAAACTCATCCTAGATATCAGGActgaattttgtatatacgccagaagcgcgtttcgtctacaaaagactcatcagtgacgctagcATCCAGAAAGAGAGAGAGGAGAGAAAACTCAGTTGTCTGAATACTAAATTTAAGATTATTATTTTGGGGACATAAACTGATGTTTTTGTGGTATATTGCAATGGTAACTTTCAATTTAGGCCATGGTATTACAACATATACAGGTGTACGTAAATGATATAGCAACCTAATAAAACCGATAAACTTAGTCCGATTTTCAATGATAAagctcgccgcgatatagcctttttgtgctaatgcggcgtaaagcaaccaacaatcaatcaatcaatcaatcaatgataaAGCAACCCAATAAAGCCGATAAACGTAGTCCGATCTTCAATAATAGTAGTgtgttgatattatttgtcaaaTCATAAATTGCCCGATCAAAGAAAAGTTTCAATGATTACTGAGGTCAAAGCTACCACAATAAGGTATCACAAGGCAACCTCTTACTTTCTGACGTATAGATATAAATATGGTATTAGAATATAAAGTggaaattacaatataaattcaaCGATATCTTGCTACACTATTGATATAACTATAAGgtcagaacttttttttttataccaaagATTTCTAAAGTAAAATTATACTAGAgcttatttacttttttctagaAAGGATGTTGGTAAAGTAATATTCCCTCACTGTATATATGGGATGACGTTATAAAGATAATGaatatatgttaaaacttttgtttttattagattttgaTACACCAAACAGTCAAACAGAAGGATTTGGTCCTCATCTATTGACCAGTCCTGAAGCCATCAAGATCAGTGAATCTGCCCGGGTAATGATAGAAACTGCAAAAAATGCAATGAAAAAGTAAGTTATGTTTATTAATTAGATCTTAAAAAAGGCATGATGACGATGCAAACATAATTCATTTGCTATAAAATCGTCACATTCATCTGTATGACGTATTGCATTTGATTTCCAAAGAACTTATATTGCTTTCATTTAAGTACATAATTTCtgccgatttttttttagtaaacattttactttcatatttaaaatgtaaagtactcaattttttaaaataaaaaatcggtAATTATTAGAATTTATCGAAGTTGTGCATTTGACCATAGGCTTCTTATAAGATGTGATGTTATAAACTTCCTTTTTTTCCGCAATTGTTATAACAAAACAGCCCTCATTTCTATGCACAAGTAAATAATCGAGCACATGTAATGTAGCCATCCAACTGTTTTCTTATCAGTCTTAATGAAACGCGTAGACGTAGATGCTTAATTCATTCAAAACACTAAGGATTTTATTACTTACATGCGTAGAAGGACTAATCTTGAATGTGCAGACAGGGTGTATATATAATGTGACCTTCCCGTCTTAGAGTCTATATCATCTTTGTCGCCGGTTCAGGGAATTTATCTCTAAGACGGAAATATCACAGTACATACCATatctgagacctgaataacataaaGTACCTAAATAGACAAGTTAAATGATTTACTTTATACGAAAATAATTTCGAAAGTTCGAAAAATTGATAAAGTAGCATGTAAAAGTAATTGGTTGTAGTTGAAAAATTCTCAAGCACATATACATAATATCTTCAGACACTTGTGGTGCTTCTATTAATGGTAAAATACGACAGCATGAACATTGAAAACactgtccatgaaactttggtgaattgtttatatctattgatgtaagctccctttcaatttctataaatttcggattttaagttttgaatttatggggctttattcataaaaaagggggattttttacacttcggacaataactcaaaaaggctttcaccaatgtcattgaaactttggtgaattgtttatatctattgatgtaagctccctttcaatttttataaatttcagattttacatttccgtgttatgaatttttatgcttaataaagggggattttccaattttgttaaaagagcaacgggcgtatcatgcaccaaagcgcagccctttatttgttcatacataaggccgttatatttttcgtttgaattgttttacattatcatttcggggccttttacagctgactatgcagtatgggctttgtccattgttgaaggccgtacggtgacatatagttgttaatttctatgtcagtTTGGTATCATGTGGAgatgcctcattggcaatcataccacatcttcttttttattatccTTTAATACAATTCTGGCGGTTGCTGAGAATTTGCAGGACTATACTATACAAAAGATAGAATCTTTATAtggttgaaatattttaattcatgaGGAGGTcactttttaacaaaaaaattaacatgtataaagtttaGTTTCCAACAACCACTacccataaaaaaaaattaacatgcaTAAAGTTTAGTTTGTAACAACCACTACCCATGATACCCATGGATAGTTGGAcgttacatttatattttttaatcaaatttaattaaggTTGAACATTGAGAAAAGCCAGCGTGTAAGTGTCCTAGAGAGAGTCTCTGACAGCTTTCTGAACACCATACAGACACAAGCAAGATGTCGGTTTACAGCAGGATCGTGTATAAACCAAGCTTCCCAATATAGAACACCTGATGGTTCATGTAATAACGTGGCTAACCCATTATGGGGGATGTCCCATACACCTTTTGAAAGGTTTATACCTGCTTTTTATGAGGATGGTTAGTATATAAAGTATTGAAAAGAGAATAATATCATGCAAATCAATCTTACGAAAGTCATATCAAATGCACGGAtgaatcatatcaaaataaaaaaaaacttataaccAACAAACTTTTTCGATCATTTTAATCTTcgttttaatttaaacattatgATGGTgatgatgaacaattttactcaaatctatatttcaagaagaaaaaaacaataaaaatacttaGAATAAATTACACTATTTCTGTGATGATTAATATTGCCATAACTCTTATATAGGTCCTGTTGTTAAGACAAGTTCCCTATCcaataatatatcttttttagtATGCAGTCTTTATGTCCCTGTCTGTGAAACACAAATCCTGATCAACccactttataatacatactcGTTTTAATGAATGtcatttatgcattttttacgGCGCATGTACATCTTaaatcatatactagtatttgatCAAGTACAGGTCATTCTATACGGCATGTAATGTCAATTGTTTTAGGTTTGGATGATCCAAGAGCAACCGACGTTTTTGGTGACCCCCTACCTCTAGCCAGAGACATCAGTGTTAAAGTTCACACCGTCAGCGACTCAACAACTCAGATGAACGATTTGAGCCATTTCAGTATGGAGTTTGGCCAATTCGTCAGTCATGATATACAGATGAATGCTTTGTCCAAAGGTAAAGTAATGAAGAACTAACTGTTTTTAACTGGATGACTCACTTCTGTCTTGATCATGTGGTCACTATTTTTGATAATTCTAATTCACATGATTGCACgactttatctttatttttaaattattgtttaaccGCATTTCCTATTGCTAATCCTCCTATACgtcttttgaaaatgaaatgctGATGACATAGACGCGATAGATTATCTTTATTTCTCAAAGGTCACGTAGTCAATATAATCTTTCTATAAAAAAGACATATAGATGACGAAATTGTGACATATACTAGTTATCGTTCTGTCTCAAAAGATATTTCGCTGAGAAATCCGTGATAGGAAATGGTTCTTTTTGAAATGAGCCTTAGTCGACGAAGCTGTTACAGAAAATGGGTCTTTCACTCAGGACACGTTGTCAATTAGGCATTCGTAGATGGTGTTTCTTTCTTAGAAAATATTCATTCAATAAAACTCCGAAAGATAATATATGCAATTTATCATTCTTTAAATCCATTTCAGGACAGTATATGTCTAATCTGAACTGCTGTCGATTCCCCAACAGGTACGTAAATGAAACGTATTCATagacatttcaaatttttgcGTTTCATAGCATTTAAGAAAAAAGGTGAATGCATTCCTTCAATCAGCGCAATCTTCTATATCTTTAAGAAAAGCATGTCTTTTCAAGTTTATAGTTATTGTATCCCTATAACCATAGCATATGATTTATAGTGTTTTATTTGtcttagaaaatatttattcgTTCTGTTTGATAGCTGAAATCATATATGGatttgttttgtgtatatcttacTCCATCTGAcctataactttatttttttatcagacCTAACTGTTTTCCAATTCCACTGCCATCAAATGATCCATTTTACGGCAGCTTTAACAGAACTTGTATGAACTTTGTAAGAGCACTCGGTGTAACTAAATTGGACTGCACACTTGGTAAGTATGAAGCATATAACACTTAATCTGAATTGTTTGGATAGCATTATTGTGTGTATAGCGAATCATGGAAGGTAACgcttacacaaaaaaaacccttatacaaaatagtaaaataaaaaagatactgaactacgaggaaaattcaaaaaggaaagtcccttatcaaatggcaaaaacgTTAGGTCAGACACATCAAACGATTGGATAagagctgtcatattcctaactttatacaggcattttcttatgtagaaaatggtgtattaGGAGTAAAACCAGAAAGAATTTGCCgaatgacaataaaataaaatgcacaATAAAGTCAGGCAATACCCttatcaaaaagagaaaaaacaaaaacaaaaaaaaacaaaaaaaacaacaaaaaaacattgacaTATTTCAACacggaaaactaaaaaaaaacaagcaacaCAAAACCCACAATGATTCTCGAAATCGAAAActttgaaaatctaaatataatacaaacacTAAAGGGCATAGAAAATCAaagagaacaaaaataaaagccGCAGTAATATCACAATCGTTCAATAGAGAAAGTGATTGTATTTGCGATAAGTTGATCATATGCATAGTAATATCTGAAACAGATATGTTATAAGatgtcaaccaaatcattggtGTCGTTCGTTAAACGATTGAATGGATGACTTCAGCAATAAAAACTGACCATCACAAAATATCAGTGTTCCTCAAGAAAAGATACGATAATGTATGTGTAAAATGTCGTCCTTTTATTTCAGGAGAAAGACAGCAATTAAACATGAATACCCACTTTCTGGATGGTTCTGCTGTTTATGGTTCTAATAAAGTTACTGCCAACAGTCTCCGTCAATTCTCTGGTGGTAAGTAATAATTAACTACCCCTGTAATACATGATAAGTTAACTTATATTTCCTTCCGAGTTTTTCGCAAAAtctatgaaatacaaaatttaattgaaagtaTTGTATATCATAACGTAAAGATGAATTCATTGCAAATGATAATTTAACTGGTTGGAAAACAAAATGTCGGCCCAACGTCGATTGAAATGATTGAAATTCTACAGGGTAATTATTTCACAACAAACcagaaagtaaaacaaaaataagccTTAATGACATTCTCTAACTAGTTATTgggattttttcttttttttgtttctcaAAGTGGAATCAAAGCGTTGCCACTAGCATGATTAAAAGAATTTATGGAGTATTATTATCAGAAAAGTAATCAAATCTcgaatatacttttttaaaaacaatacttttgtttacatacatttttactATTCAGGTCGATTGATATCTACCAATAATCAGTTACTACCTAAGGACATACCAAATGCTTCATCATGTAGATTACCACCAGGAAATCCAAATATTAAGTGTTTCAAAGCAGGTatgtaacaaatattatttcttatgcagcaaaaatactgcagtctgattggttgattaccCCAGTGTAAATAACACCCCACCCTTGTTCACCCAgggataaataaaatattgccaATTGCCTGCGCCTCAGGGtgtatgaattttgaacaacggtGTAAAATTCTGTACACCCCTGATTACACCAAGATAACTAGTGAATTACGATTaaccaataaataaaaacaaaaaaatattaattcaaatatacatgtacaaaatctATTGAGAACATGCAGTTTAAAGGAAAGTTTCGACTTACcttcatttaaatttgtttgtttgcttgGTAGGTGACCCAAGAGTCAATCAACAACCAGCTTTAATGGCATTACAAACAATTTGGATGAAAGAACACAATCGCATAGCCAACAGACTAACACAATTAAATGGGTGGAATGATGAAGGAGCGTACCAAGAAGCCAGAAAAGTTATTGGTGCAATGATACAACACGTGACCTATAATGAATACTTACCTCATATCCTTGGTAACCAACAAATGATAGATTTCGATTTGAAACCAAAAGCATCCGGGTATTTTACTGGATATGATCAAACGACTAAACCCCAGATTAGAAATGGTTTCTCTGCCGCAGCCTTCAGATTTGGACATAGCATGGTCAGACAGAGATTAGCATATAACGGTCCATCACATTCTAATCAAAGCCCGCTACTTCATAATGAATTCCTTCGACCAGATAAGCTGTATGATGCAAATGGGGGTGTTAGTTCTGTAACAAGAGGCCTGTATGAAGAATTTTCTCAAAAAGTCGACAGGAAAATTACCAAGGAACTAACAGAAAGGCTTTTTGAGAGAACACATGGTTTTGGAAGTGACCTTGCAGCCATTAACGTACAAAGAGGAAGAGATCACGGACTGGCTAGTTATAACATTTGGAGGATGGTCTGTGATTTAACACCCGCTGATGATTTTACAGCTGGTGTATTGGGAGGTTTAGAGCATCATTCAGCAGTCGAAGCGCTGGCCCTTAAAAGCACTTACAGGTACGTCgtaatttcatattttccaaTCATATTCATACAAATATCAGTGCTTATTTGAAAACTCTCAAAAATGAATACctttttcatcattttcatttacatgtttCATTCTTTGTTTGTCCTAAAactaaaaatgacaaattgttCAATTTCAAAGACAGACATGGGAGAAATTAAGAATCTATTGTGAAAGAGACATAGTTTTATTTTCGGTTACTTAccacaatgtatatatttttttctccaatagTTCGACATGGGACATCGACTTGTTTACCGGTGGTGTTTCAGAAACCCCAATACCAGGAGGGAAAGTCGGACCTACGTTTGCTTGTATGATAGGATTACAATTTCGTGCCTTGAAATTAGGTGATCGATTCTTTTATGAAAGTAATACTAACGTAAAGTTTACTCCAGCACAGCTGACAGAAATAAAGAAGGCAACTATGGCTAGAATCATTTGCGAAAATACTAACATCAACAGCATTCCTTCGGACGTTTTTAGGAAGATTTCCGCCAGGTAAGATAATAGCAAAAGAACTTCAACGATTTAGGTGACAAAATCAATGGGCTGCTAAAGTCGGTACCTcaataattatacaattatcATTGAAGGTAAAAATAGGTTATGGGATATTTTGGCAAATTTATCTCAATTATAAGTCTTGTTTCCTCCTTTAGTGTACCCTTCTAGAACACATAAGAAAACTAGTTTTGTTAAAAGGGGTTCGGCGTTGCTGTTGATTTAGTTTTACGTgttgtttttgtcctttttaattCTTCAATGTCTGTATTGTTTATACCAGTATCATGAATATCGTGATTTAGATTTatacaattacaaaattttaaattcgatcaatgacatttgttttcaaaatttatatgacCGATGTTTTACAAATTGGTTGATGTATTTGAGTCATATAAGAGTCATTTACCAATCCACTTATGCCATAATCACTTTACATAACTCAAcgtattgttttaaataagagTAGCAGGGTGTCACCTGTAAAGCAGGATATGATAACCCTTTCGGAGCAAAGCCACTCGCTCAGTCTTGATTTTCTCTCTTGTTTTTGGTActgatgtttgtctttttatcattattCGATTTTTGTAACCATGACAATGTCAGTTCGTTTTCGACTTATACGACTTTTTGGTATATGTCGTCTCTTTTGTCATCAGTTTTATTACAATCATTATACTTTTCCTGCGAACttataaccaaaatggtcataAAAAGAACATGCAAACCGTTGAAGAATATAAGTTTAGCACTCACACAAGGTTATTTCAAACCCTTATAAGTTCCAATGGAAACTGAGTAATGTCTCAGAAGCATCAATGATAAATCTAATATTATTCTTGTAGTAACTCCGAGAAAAGTTGTTCCTCCCTACCGGAAGTAAATCTTCAGAAATGGCAGAATTGTGTTAATGGTGGATGGTCTAGTTATGTAACAATAAACAGATGCACTAAAAgaagaagatgtaacaaacctGCACCAAACAGCTGTGGGCAACGATGTCTAGGGTCGCCAATATTGTTCACTTGTGGAAGTATAAAAACGCCAGGAAATATAAGGCCTGGTCGTAATGAAGCTATCCCGTAAACTTATATTGATTTTTGAATTAGTGCTCGACAAATAAAAATGCTCAATCATCACAAGTCAGGTAAAAGTAACAAACATCTCCAAATTACAAAATGGCAGGAAACAATAATATCAAAAAACAACACCACAGCATCTACATAAGCAGTCATTGTTTGTTTATCCATTGCTAACTTGGTAACTTGGTAACACTCAAATAAAAGAATCCCAAACAAAGCTTGTTTGCCTTTGTCATTGTGTTGATTTTACAACTTTTGTTctgttatacatgtaactgaGTGTCCTCGTTGCTGTCCTGCTTAGTTTTAAACAATACCATTACCTTTATACAGGTAGCAATtaacagttagaagtttagtttcgcattatggtcATGGTGACTTTGTTAAATTCGAAAGTTTCTTGacaattaaattgatttataaatagttGATGAATGTATAAAGCATCTGTGTGCGTCTATATGaacatttgtattgttttagcaTGTGTTATAGGccattttctgtttgacagtccgtgtTCTCTTCTccgtatttttagtttatttgttAGAAAGCAAGGGAAAAAAGGTGTTAAAAAATCATGAGtgtcaatttaaagtttttttttcaaaactgtgTATTGCAACCACATGAttaatttttagtttaaaatttgtattttgaatttgaatagcTAGGtggtaaataaacaatttgcgTTCGTCTGTATGCTTTACACTGAATGAAAAGAGTTTTCATACTAAGAATgtgtttaatttcaaaagtaaTCCTAATCTTTCAAGTTTGTAAAATCTTTGGACTTTGATACAGCACTGGGTCGTAAAGCTTATTTTGATCTGTGCGTGAGATCAGCCGTATTGGCTAATGTCTTTGATGATCTTTCTTCATGCATTTGTATAAAATcctgaaatatttttatgaccCCGCAACGTAGTTGTcagtgccatatagttttacccttgtccgaaaTTCCGTAATTCCGAAATTCCgttatt is part of the Mytilus trossulus isolate FHL-02 chromosome 13, PNRI_Mtr1.1.1.hap1, whole genome shotgun sequence genome and encodes:
- the LOC134694673 gene encoding peroxidase-like isoform X1, with the translated sequence MWKEVFALLVLLSILGPTGCLQISNLNILMKGTLMQINKPSKTPGITPGKTPGITKPKIDIQNAAPQPGGEIPAKISPIAPTTKTMETALKTATAKVKTDELTEQKMQNFDTPNSQTEGFGPHLLTSPEAIKISESARVMIETAKNAMKKLNIEKSQRVSVLERVSDSFLNTIQTQARCRFTAGSCINQASQYRTPDGSCNNVANPLWGMSHTPFERFIPAFYEDGLDDPRATDVFGDPLPLARDISVKVHTVSDSTTQMNDLSHFSMEFGQFVSHDIQMNALSKGQYMSNLNCCRFPNRPNCFPIPLPSNDPFYGSFNRTCMNFVRALGVTKLDCTLGERQQLNMNTHFLDGSAVYGSNKVTANSLRQFSGGRLISTNNQLLPKDIPNASSCRLPPGNPNIKCFKAGDPRVNQQPALMALQTIWMKEHNRIANRLTQLNGWNDEGAYQEARKVIGAMIQHVTYNEYLPHILGNQQMIDFDLKPKASGYFTGYDQTTKPQIRNGFSAAAFRFGHSMVRQRLAYNGPSHSNQSPLLHNEFLRPDKLYDANGGVSSVTRGLYEEFSQKVDRKITKELTERLFERTHGFGSDLAAINVQRGRDHGLASYNIWRMVCDLTPADDFTAGVLGGLEHHSAVEALALKSTYSSTWDIDLFTGGVSETPIPGGKVGPTFACMIGLQFRALKLGDRFFYESNTNVKFTPAQLTEIKKATMARIICENTNINSIPSDVFRKISASNSEKSCSSLPEVNLQKWQNCVNGGWSSYVTINRCTKRRRCNKPAPNSCGQRCLGSPILFTCGSIKTPGNIRPGRNEAIP
- the LOC134694673 gene encoding peroxidasin homolog isoform X2 — protein: MIETAKNAMKKLNIEKSQRVSVLERVSDSFLNTIQTQARCRFTAGSCINQASQYRTPDGSCNNVANPLWGMSHTPFERFIPAFYEDGLDDPRATDVFGDPLPLARDISVKVHTVSDSTTQMNDLSHFSMEFGQFVSHDIQMNALSKGQYMSNLNCCRFPNRPNCFPIPLPSNDPFYGSFNRTCMNFVRALGVTKLDCTLGERQQLNMNTHFLDGSAVYGSNKVTANSLRQFSGGRLISTNNQLLPKDIPNASSCRLPPGNPNIKCFKAGDPRVNQQPALMALQTIWMKEHNRIANRLTQLNGWNDEGAYQEARKVIGAMIQHVTYNEYLPHILGNQQMIDFDLKPKASGYFTGYDQTTKPQIRNGFSAAAFRFGHSMVRQRLAYNGPSHSNQSPLLHNEFLRPDKLYDANGGVSSVTRGLYEEFSQKVDRKITKELTERLFERTHGFGSDLAAINVQRGRDHGLASYNIWRMVCDLTPADDFTAGVLGGLEHHSAVEALALKSTYSSTWDIDLFTGGVSETPIPGGKVGPTFACMIGLQFRALKLGDRFFYESNTNVKFTPAQLTEIKKATMARIICENTNINSIPSDVFRKISASNSEKSCSSLPEVNLQKWQNCVNGGWSSYVTINRCTKRRRCNKPAPNSCGQRCLGSPILFTCGSIKTPGNIRPGRNEAIP